Proteins from a single region of Bacteroidota bacterium:
- a CDS encoding endonuclease/exonuclease/phosphatase family protein, with the protein MRSLKAPDPEYTYDPAIEIDRLVAYRDRVHEDPARNRHIPAVGQAGRVLIASWNVANLGQHRRRIEDLQVIASMINWFEIVAIQEVADNLGDIEQVLAFLPDYFDLVFSDRAGNNERAAYLYDTRHVSLGPKIGEVAIVDNDRKYIRLPGIDRAFDGFNRNPYIATFFVEDTRLLFANCHLLYGSTRGADARQASIERRQLEAYAIARWCDLRRDSQNAWTKNIFAIGDFNLPRATEGDVIFEALTRRGLRLPPHTTRIPTNVSNTADYDQIAVTPGLLSRIEQVGVFDFDGVIFSEIYSRDAPGYWRTCAKYYISDHRPLWIQFEL; encoded by the coding sequence TCGCGTATCGTGATCGCGTGCACGAAGATCCGGCTCGAAATCGCCACATCCCGGCAGTAGGCCAGGCTGGCCGCGTGCTCATTGCTTCCTGGAACGTAGCCAACCTTGGGCAACACAGGCGTAGAATAGAAGACCTCCAGGTGATTGCGTCGATGATCAACTGGTTTGAAATTGTTGCTATCCAGGAAGTGGCCGACAACCTTGGTGACATCGAGCAAGTGCTTGCGTTTTTGCCCGACTATTTCGACCTGGTTTTCAGCGACAGGGCCGGCAACAACGAACGTGCTGCATATCTCTACGACACCCGGCATGTGTCGCTCGGGCCTAAAATAGGGGAGGTTGCTATTGTCGACAACGACCGGAAATACATCCGGCTGCCCGGCATTGATCGAGCGTTTGATGGCTTCAATCGTAATCCCTACATCGCTACGTTTTTTGTAGAAGATACCAGGCTTTTGTTTGCCAATTGTCATTTGCTTTACGGTTCAACGCGTGGGGCTGATGCCCGACAGGCTTCGATAGAACGCCGGCAACTGGAAGCCTACGCCATCGCGCGATGGTGCGATTTGCGTCGGGATAGCCAGAATGCATGGACCAAGAATATTTTTGCAATTGGCGACTTTAACCTGCCACGCGCAACGGAAGGAGACGTCATATTCGAGGCATTAACCCGGAGAGGACTCAGGTTACCCCCGCACACAACCCGCATTCCGACCAACGTATCAAATACTGCTGACTATGACCAGATTGCAGTGACACCGGGTTTGTTATCGCGCATCGAACAAGTTGGGGTATTTGATTTTGATGGCGTGATTTTCTCGGAGATCTACAGCCGGGATGCGCCAGGGTATTGGCGTACCTGCGCCAAGTACTACATTTCTGATCACAGACCGTTGTGGATCCAGTTTGAGCTGTGA